TGTTATCTCGTTGAAACCTTTCTCTCGAAACCCCATTGGAGCCAAGTCGCATATCACAGCTTCGTTCCGTGGATAAGTGGGAATAGTGATGCGGTATTGCTTGTGGTCGGAGTCATTGGCGCGACCGTAATGCCTCATGTGGTGTATCTACATTCCAGTCTGACGAAGGACCGCATTGTTCCTCGTGATGACACGGAAAAGAAACGGATATTTGGCTTCAGTACCAGGGAAGTTATCATCGCGATGACGCTTGCCGGACTTATCAACCTGTCCATGATGTATATGGCCGCATCCGTTTTTCACGCTCACGGTCAAACCCAGGTTGCAGACATACCCACGGCATACAAAACATTGACGCCATTGCTCGGACCTGCTTCTGCAGCAGTCTTTCTGGTCTCCTTGCTGTCGTCAGGCTTTTCAAGTTCCGCAGTCGGAACCATGGCAGGACAGGTGATTATGCAAGGGTTTGTCGGATTTACTATTCCATTGTGGATCCGTCGCGTGGTAACAATGATCCCCACAGTGATCATTGTCGTACTTGGTATCAATCCAACACAGACACTCGTCATTAGCCAGGTAATCCTGAGTCTGGTCCTCCCGGCACCGATTATCTCCCTAATCTATTTCACGCGCCGAAAGGACATCATGGGAGTACTTACGAACCGTCGCATTGTGACGTACGCCGCGACGGCTTGTGCAGTCGTCATTGTCTTCCTGAACCTTGTGCTCATCTATCAAACCTTGGGCGGACCCCTTCCTGTTTGACCTTCGGTTCGGTGGCTAAAGTGAACGCGAAATATTCGCATGATAATCGGGGTGTCATGAAGATGACCTTCAGCCCGTTAAAGTCTCAATTGGTGGTGTAAATTCTGAGGCTTGATCTTGACGAGAAAGCCATCGAGTGCAATCTACTAAAAGTGGCCAAACAATCAGTAGAGGAGGCACTCGATGGCTTCTATGGACAAGATCGCACTTTTGGAGCTGATTCGCAAGATCGGTTTGGAAGATGGAAATGTCGATTTTCTGCGGGAAGGTTTGAAGGTCCTCGCCGAAGCCGTGATGGATGCGGAAGTCAGTCAACTCATCGGTGCTGAGCGCTTTGAACGAAGCACGGAGCGCAAGAATTACCGCAATGGATACCGCCGCAGAGAGTGGGATACGAGGGTTGGAACGATTGAATTGCAAATTCCCAAGCTCCGAAAAGGCAGCTATTTCCCCAGCTTGTTAGAGCCACGGAGGAGAGCGGAGAAAGCATTGCTCAACGTCTCCCAAGGTTCGTGAAGGTGGCCGGGTCCAGCGCATGGCGTT
Above is a genomic segment from Alicyclobacillus cycloheptanicus containing:
- a CDS encoding Nramp family divalent metal transporter, translating into MSLVSVPAANLPSEDKTVLAARAAIARQRKGIRALLPFLGPAFIAAVAYIDPGNYATNIQSGSEFGYKLLWVVVLANVMAMLIQNMSAKLGIATGKNLPEMCRAHFPKWLSYLLWGFSEVAAMATDIAEFLGATLGLNLLFHIPMLIATLITGVATYLILMLDRFGFRPLEKFISALVIVIALCYLVETFLSKPHWSQVAYHSFVPWISGNSDAVLLVVGVIGATVMPHVVYLHSSLTKDRIVPRDDTEKKRIFGFSTREVIIAMTLAGLINLSMMYMAASVFHAHGQTQVADIPTAYKTLTPLLGPASAAVFLVSLLSSGFSSSAVGTMAGQVIMQGFVGFTIPLWIRRVVTMIPTVIIVVLGINPTQTLVISQVILSLVLPAPIISLIYFTRRKDIMGVLTNRRIVTYAATACAVVIVFLNLVLIYQTLGGPLPV